Genomic DNA from Veillonella criceti:
ATGCTTATTCGTATGTATTTACGCTGGGCTGAACAACATGGCTTTACGATTACGATGATGGATGAACAACCGGGTGATGAAGCCGGGATTAAAAGTGCTACGTTCCTTATTAAAGGCGAGAATGCTTTTGGTTACCTGAAGTCAGAAAAAGGGGTACATCGTTTAGTTCGTATTTCCCCATTTGATGCCAATGCTCGTCGTCATACGTCGTTTGCTGCGGTTGATGTGATGCCTGAAATTGATGATACTGTTGATATTCAATTAGATATGAAAGATGTACGTGTTGATACATATCGTGCTAGTGGCGCTGGTGGTCAGCATATTAATAAAACCGATTCGGCTATCCGCATGACACATATACCAACAGGTATTGTAGTACAATGTCAAAGTGAACGGTCACAAATTCAAAACCGAGAACAAGCTTTGAAGTTATTACGGGCTAAATTATTTGAATTAGAATTAGAAAAACAAGCAGAATTGAAAGAAAAAATTGGTGGTACCTATCAAGCTATAGAATGGGGCAGCCAAATTCGTTCTTATGTATTCCATCCGTATAATTTGGTGAAAGATCATCGTACGGGCGTGGAAACAGGGAATATTCAGTCTGTTATGGATGGTAATTTAGATGCATTTATGGAAGGTTTCTTGAAAAAAGAAGCTAATTTAACAGTTTAGGAGAGTTTAGACTTATGAAAAAGTTTATCGCTTTCATTGTAGTGGTTATAATTGCTATTGTTGTAGCGGCTCAGTTCTTCTTACCTAGCTTTGTGGCTAAGCAGTTAGAACGAGAAATTAGTAATAAATTAAATCCTGAAACAATTTCTTTGCGCATTGAATCCTCACCAGCAGTGACTATGTTAGGTGGTCATGTGGACACAATGCGTGGCGTATTAGAGAATGTTAAATTAGGTCATTTAAATTTTGCAGATATTCATTTAGATGTAACCAATTTAGAATTTAATCCTATTGCGTTGTTGATGAATCAAACTATGGAAATCAATCAACTGGGGAATGGTGAAATTGAAGGTACTGTAACAGCTAGTGATTTACAAAACTTTATGGAACAGTCGGTTAAAGGCTTATCCATTAAGGACGTAGTAATTAATTCAAATGGTATTGAAGTTATTGGGTCTGTAGATATGGGCTTTGTTAAGGGGACTGCTAATATCAAAGGCTTATTAGAAATTAAAAACAACGCACTTGTATTTTCGCCACAACGTTTTGAAATCAATGGTGCAGGTATTGGTGGTTTAAATGCATCTGTATTAAAACCAATTACC
This window encodes:
- a CDS encoding LmeA family phospholipid-binding protein, which codes for MKKFIAFIVVVIIAIVVAAQFFLPSFVAKQLEREISNKLNPETISLRIESSPAVTMLGGHVDTMRGVLENVKLGHLNFADIHLDVTNLEFNPIALLMNQTMEINQLGNGEIEGTVTASDLQNFMEQSVKGLSIKDVVINSNGIEVIGSVDMGFVKGTANIKGLLEIKNNALVFSPQRFEINGAGIGGLNASVLKPITIYDFAEFPIPVKADRIETMNDELHLFVNPIAK
- the prfB gene encoding peptide chain release factor 2 (programmed frameshift); translation: MLEDLKGPIDNLEERIYGMGIHFNIAQKEDRIFTLDVKMSDPEFWNDPESAKEISQEATQLKDAVEGYKALVSEIEDVKLMLDMAIEEQDSSMESELAASIQQIQEEVERREVLLLLSGEYDTNNAILTFHAGAGGTEAQDWVSMLIRMYLRWAEQHGFTITMMDEQPGDEAGIKSATFLIKGENAFGYLKSEKGVHRLVRISPFDANARRHTSFAAVDVMPEIDDTVDIQLDMKDVRVDTYRASGAGGQHINKTDSAIRMTHIPTGIVVQCQSERSQIQNREQALKLLRAKLFELELEKQAELKEKIGGTYQAIEWGSQIRSYVFHPYNLVKDHRTGVETGNIQSVMDGNLDAFMEGFLKKEANLTV